The DNA window TCGGAGGTAGTATTATTTAGTCAGCAAGCCAAGTTTAAGTTCTGCAAAAGTTGGCAACAACTTAAATTAGTGCTGAAAGCGTGCTTATAAAGCGTGCTTAACATTGTTTTGCCACAGAGCCAACTCAAAACCCTGATCAATTGAAATAGTACTTTGCTAGCAATGTATGCCAGTTGCCATTTTGGATTCTGCATCAATCATTTTTATTCATATGATTCATTTGTATTAGGTTTTGGCAGATATTGTTAACTTGACTTGAGACCATCCCGCACACAGGTGTGACTCTTATAATCATACAACCATCTGTAATTCAATCAAGCAAAACCTAATGAACATGGTCAGAAAAATAATGTTCATAATATAAATGGTGAGTCAGAGTGGTTACACACCTCATCTTCCTAAGGACACTTGACATCTCCTCTCTCTTCTTCTTTGCTCTCTTGTGAGTACCAAGCTTTCTCTTGGCGACCTTGAGTGCACGCTTGTCCTTTCCAACCTTAAGAAGCTCAGTGATACGTTTCTCATAGGGAGCGAATCCAGCAACCTCCCTAATCAAGTTCCTGACAAATTGCACCCTCTTGGTACCTTTCTGCAAAATATGCCAAGATAACATTGTAAGA is part of the Triticum dicoccoides isolate Atlit2015 ecotype Zavitan unplaced genomic scaffold, WEW_v2.0 scaffold66240, whole genome shotgun sequence genome and encodes:
- the LOC119347387 gene encoding 60S ribosomal protein L36-1-like — translated: MLSWHILQKGTKRVQFVRNLIREVAGFAPYEKRITELLKVGKDKRALKVAKRKLGTHKRAKKKREEMSSVLRKMRSAGGGGAGDKK